The following are encoded in a window of Sinomonas cyclohexanicum genomic DNA:
- a CDS encoding M48 family metallopeptidase — MSTASAYLRVAGIDIDVVYKHIKNLHIAVYPPLGRVRVAAPERLDDDAIRLAVVQRLPWIKRQREQLRSAERQTEREMVTGETHYLWGRRFRLKVIERQGHTHFEMDGDRLLLYTPAGTSTERRRLYLDRWYRQQLRDAIPNLIAKWEGRLGLSVPKWSIRHMKTKWGSCNRESRHIWFNVQLAQKHPDCLEYIVVHEITHYIERSHGERFTQHMDARLPDWRSRRDQLNKAPLAKEDWA; from the coding sequence ATGAGTACCGCTAGCGCCTACCTACGTGTCGCTGGGATCGACATCGATGTCGTCTACAAGCACATCAAGAACTTGCATATCGCGGTCTACCCGCCGCTCGGGCGTGTTCGAGTTGCGGCGCCGGAGCGGCTCGATGATGATGCGATCCGCCTTGCGGTCGTCCAACGTCTTCCATGGATTAAGCGACAGCGTGAGCAGCTTCGAAGCGCGGAACGGCAAACCGAACGCGAAATGGTCACGGGGGAGACTCACTACCTATGGGGACGCAGGTTTCGGCTCAAGGTCATCGAGCGGCAAGGGCACACGCACTTCGAAATGGATGGAGATCGGTTGCTCCTCTACACCCCGGCCGGGACGAGCACCGAACGGCGCCGACTCTATTTGGATCGGTGGTACCGCCAACAGCTTCGCGATGCGATTCCAAACCTCATCGCGAAGTGGGAGGGGCGTCTTGGGCTGTCGGTGCCCAAGTGGAGTATTCGACACATGAAGACGAAGTGGGGCTCGTGCAACCGCGAGAGTAGACATATCTGGTTCAATGTCCAGCTCGCCCAGAAGCACCCTGACTGTCTCGAGTACATCGTGGTTCATGAGATAACGCATTACATAGAACGAAGCCACGGGGAGCGCTTCACCCAACACATGGATGCAAGACTACCTGACTGGCGCAGCCGCAGAGACCAGCTAAACAAGGCCCCGTTAGCGAAGGAGGACTGGGCATGA
- a CDS encoding type I restriction endonuclease subunit R, with product MSTVGQVERKTQDRVVKLFRQLGYEYAGNWEYREGNSHVEVALLDQNLRARGYDDNLINKALDQLKKAASLGGGRNLYEANRDVYDLLRYGVKVKPAVGEQTETVWLIDWKDANANHFVVAEEVSIKGEHTKRPDAVLYVNGLALAVIEFKRSKVAVSEGIRQNIGNQKKDFIRPFFTTVQLVMAGNDVEGLRYGVIDTPEKYWLEWKELSEIEEPLDRAIVQMCSKDRFLEIIHDFMVFDAGTKKTCRHNQYFGVKAAQQRIAAREGGIIWHTQGSGKSLTMVWLAKWIREHQDQARVVIITDRTELDDQIKQVFGGVNENIYRTTSGADLIGTLNAHDPWLVCSLVHKFRGGDNDGDLDAAQGDFISELSSRIPAGFSAKGNLFVFVDEAHRTQSGKMHQAMKQLLPGAMFIGFTGTPLLKADKATSIETFGSFIHTYKFNEAVADGVVLDLRYEARNIDQELTAPSKVDQWFETKTKGMTDLSRAELKKRWGTMQKVVSSEPRAKQIVNDILLDMETKPRLMDGRGNAMLVGSSIYQACKFYEMFCQAGFKGKCAIVTSYQPQASDISKEDSGHGATEKLRQYEIYRQMLADHFDEPADLAVTKIEQFEKDVKDRFINQPGQMRLLIVVDKLLTGFDAPAATYLYIDKKMRDHGLFQAICRVNRLDGDDKDYGYIVDYQDLFNSLEDAVTDYTSGALDGYEKHDIDGLLEDRITQARQDLEEALERIRALCEAVEPPKGTLQYQHYFCAVDQGSAEQIKRNEAKRVELYKSVSSLVRAYGAIANDMAEAGFSDHETSAIASEVAHYVAVRDEVKLGAGENVDFKQYEAGMRFLLDTYIQADPSEVVADFQDVGLVQLIVQDGASAIDKLPSGIKKDPEAVAETIANNIRKVIVDEHALNPKYYDTMSSLLDAIIEQRRQGAIDYKAYLEQLIAHAQKVGSNEPLGSYPDWVKNGAQQAIVDFGWPDPSLPIKVDAAVMASKPHDWVGNPMKQKLVARALRNVLPQDFDRFDELLELVKARNEYR from the coding sequence ATGAGTACAGTTGGGCAGGTTGAACGCAAGACACAGGATCGCGTGGTCAAACTGTTCCGACAGCTGGGCTACGAATACGCCGGTAACTGGGAGTACCGCGAGGGGAACTCGCATGTTGAAGTCGCCCTGCTCGACCAGAACCTACGGGCACGCGGCTACGACGACAACCTGATCAACAAGGCGCTCGACCAGCTCAAGAAGGCGGCATCACTAGGTGGCGGTCGCAACCTCTACGAAGCCAACCGGGACGTCTACGACCTCCTCCGCTACGGCGTGAAGGTGAAGCCGGCTGTCGGGGAGCAGACCGAGACCGTTTGGCTGATCGACTGGAAGGATGCCAACGCCAACCACTTCGTGGTTGCCGAGGAAGTCTCCATCAAGGGGGAGCACACCAAACGCCCTGATGCGGTGCTTTACGTCAACGGCCTGGCGCTTGCCGTGATTGAGTTCAAGCGGTCCAAGGTCGCAGTGTCCGAAGGCATCCGACAGAACATCGGCAACCAAAAGAAGGACTTCATTCGGCCGTTCTTCACGACCGTCCAGCTGGTCATGGCTGGCAACGACGTCGAAGGGCTGCGCTACGGTGTCATCGATACGCCCGAAAAGTACTGGCTCGAATGGAAAGAGCTGTCCGAGATTGAAGAACCACTCGACCGGGCGATCGTCCAGATGTGTTCCAAGGACCGATTCCTGGAGATCATCCACGATTTCATGGTCTTCGATGCGGGCACCAAGAAGACGTGCCGCCACAATCAGTACTTCGGCGTCAAGGCCGCCCAGCAACGGATCGCCGCTCGTGAAGGCGGCATCATCTGGCACACCCAGGGCTCGGGCAAGTCTCTAACGATGGTGTGGTTGGCTAAGTGGATTCGGGAACACCAGGACCAGGCTCGAGTCGTCATCATCACCGACCGTACTGAACTCGATGACCAGATCAAGCAAGTCTTTGGTGGGGTTAACGAGAACATCTACCGTACGACGTCCGGTGCTGATCTGATCGGGACGCTGAACGCTCATGACCCATGGCTGGTCTGCTCCTTAGTCCACAAGTTTCGTGGCGGCGACAACGACGGCGATCTCGATGCGGCCCAAGGCGACTTCATCTCTGAATTGAGTTCCCGTATTCCGGCTGGCTTCTCCGCCAAAGGCAACCTGTTCGTTTTCGTCGACGAGGCCCATCGCACTCAGTCCGGCAAGATGCACCAGGCCATGAAACAACTCCTCCCCGGGGCTATGTTCATCGGCTTCACGGGCACGCCGCTTCTGAAGGCCGATAAGGCGACCAGTATCGAGACATTCGGCAGCTTCATCCATACATACAAGTTCAACGAGGCGGTCGCTGACGGAGTCGTCCTCGACCTGCGCTATGAGGCACGCAACATCGATCAGGAGCTGACTGCTCCCAGTAAAGTCGACCAGTGGTTCGAGACCAAGACCAAGGGTATGACCGACCTCTCGCGGGCCGAGCTCAAGAAGCGCTGGGGCACCATGCAGAAGGTCGTCAGCTCCGAGCCTCGGGCCAAGCAGATCGTCAACGACATCCTGCTCGATATGGAGACCAAGCCGCGCCTGATGGACGGTCGTGGCAATGCCATGCTGGTTGGCTCGAGTATCTACCAGGCCTGCAAGTTCTACGAAATGTTCTGCCAAGCTGGGTTCAAAGGCAAGTGCGCAATTGTTACGAGCTACCAGCCGCAAGCCAGCGACATTTCTAAGGAAGACTCCGGCCACGGCGCCACCGAGAAGCTGCGCCAGTACGAGATCTACCGTCAGATGCTCGCCGACCACTTCGATGAGCCGGCTGACCTGGCCGTGACGAAGATCGAGCAGTTCGAGAAGGATGTCAAGGACCGGTTCATCAATCAGCCAGGACAGATGCGCCTCCTGATCGTCGTCGACAAGCTGCTCACGGGATTCGACGCCCCGGCCGCGACATACCTCTACATCGACAAGAAGATGCGCGACCACGGCCTCTTCCAGGCCATCTGCCGCGTCAACCGGCTCGACGGCGACGACAAGGACTACGGCTACATCGTCGACTACCAAGACCTGTTCAACTCCCTCGAAGATGCGGTGACTGACTACACTTCCGGCGCTCTCGATGGCTACGAAAAGCATGATATCGATGGACTGCTTGAGGACAGGATCACTCAGGCGCGCCAAGATCTCGAAGAGGCACTCGAACGCATCCGTGCCCTGTGCGAGGCGGTTGAGCCGCCCAAGGGCACTCTGCAGTACCAGCACTATTTCTGTGCTGTCGACCAGGGCAGCGCGGAGCAAATCAAGCGTAACGAAGCCAAGCGTGTCGAACTCTACAAGTCGGTGTCATCACTCGTCCGGGCTTACGGCGCAATTGCGAACGACATGGCAGAAGCTGGCTTCAGCGATCACGAGACATCAGCCATAGCCAGTGAGGTCGCGCACTACGTTGCTGTGCGCGACGAAGTGAAGCTCGGCGCCGGGGAGAACGTCGACTTCAAGCAGTACGAAGCGGGCATGCGCTTCCTACTCGACACCTACATCCAGGCAGACCCGTCTGAAGTCGTTGCCGACTTCCAAGATGTGGGCCTTGTGCAGCTCATCGTTCAGGATGGCGCGAGCGCCATCGACAAGCTGCCGAGCGGGATCAAGAAGGATCCTGAGGCCGTCGCCGAAACTATAGCCAACAACATCCGCAAAGTCATCGTTGATGAACACGCCCTCAACCCGAAGTACTACGACACGATGTCTTCGCTGCTCGACGCCATCATCGAACAGCGCCGCCAGGGTGCTATCGACTACAAGGCCTATCTCGAACAATTGATCGCTCACGCTCAGAAAGTCGGATCAAACGAACCTCTCGGTAGTTATCCTGACTGGGTCAAGAACGGTGCGCAGCAAGCCATCGTCGACTTCGGCTGGCCCGACCCCTCGCTCCCGATCAAGGTCGACGCCGCCGTCATGGCCAGCAAGCCGCACGACTGGGTCGGCAATCCTATGAAACAGAAGCTCGTTGCCCGGGCACTGCGAAACGTCCTGCCGCAGGACTTCGATCGATTCGATGAACTGCTTGAGCTCGTCAAGGCGCGTAATGAGTACCGCTAG
- a CDS encoding GIY-YIG nuclease family protein encodes MSTGKSVRLFLADGTPGGLLTAEIMNWTGHVVAAPRSDLGALLKRPEAARTGIYILFGDDPDSLGGSLAYIGEGDDVSKRLYQHSRPEDQGGKDFWDRAIVLTSKDANLTKAHARYLESRLITLAQQANRARLTNGTAPVPLPLPESDVSDMEYFIAQAKIVLPVLGVNLFRSTTVAHVTSTSAEPQAVSEPSSSPLFEMRLKKDGIVASAQEVDGEFTVLEGSAARPSWTGVDDGYRRLREKLEQDGTLLPSQDGKAAVFARNQVFASPSAAAAVVAGRSANGRNEWRIQGSTVSYGTWQNQTIEVNFGGHES; translated from the coding sequence GTGAGTACCGGTAAGTCCGTTCGTCTGTTCCTGGCCGATGGAACGCCTGGCGGTCTGCTGACGGCCGAAATCATGAATTGGACTGGGCACGTCGTGGCAGCTCCGCGCTCGGACCTCGGGGCGCTGCTGAAACGCCCTGAGGCGGCCCGTACGGGCATCTACATTCTGTTCGGAGACGACCCCGACAGCCTAGGTGGCTCTCTCGCTTACATTGGCGAGGGCGACGACGTCAGCAAGCGCCTCTACCAGCATTCCCGCCCGGAGGACCAGGGAGGGAAAGACTTCTGGGATAGGGCGATTGTGCTGACAAGTAAAGATGCTAACCTGACGAAGGCTCACGCTCGTTATTTGGAGTCACGCCTCATCACGCTCGCTCAGCAAGCCAATCGTGCTCGACTCACAAATGGCACTGCCCCTGTGCCGTTGCCGTTGCCCGAGTCTGACGTTTCAGACATGGAGTACTTCATTGCCCAGGCGAAGATTGTTCTCCCCGTACTTGGCGTAAACCTCTTCCGCAGCACAACCGTCGCTCACGTCACTTCCACGAGCGCCGAACCTCAGGCTGTTAGCGAACCGTCGAGTTCGCCCTTGTTCGAGATGCGTCTCAAGAAGGATGGCATCGTAGCCTCGGCTCAGGAAGTCGACGGTGAGTTCACCGTCTTGGAGGGTTCCGCGGCTCGGCCCTCCTGGACGGGTGTGGACGACGGCTACCGCCGTCTCCGCGAGAAGCTCGAACAGGATGGAACGCTCCTTCCTTCGCAGGATGGAAAGGCGGCAGTGTTTGCCAGGAACCAAGTGTTCGCGTCGCCCTCGGCGGCCGCTGCTGTGGTTGCAGGCCGAAGCGCCAACGGGCGGAATGAGTGGCGTATCCAGGGCAGCACGGTCAGCTACGGTACGTGGCAGAATCAAACAATAGAAGTCAATTTTGGGGGACATGAATCATGA
- a CDS encoding restriction endonuclease subunit S, whose protein sequence is MMEAFGDLTTLGSVVARTGGVLQTGPFGSQLHASDYRPTGTPLIMPVNLGENEIRENGISRIGDTDVRRLHRHALREGDIVFSRRGDVGRRSIVRRREVGWLCGTGCLAARFGSDRTLVNPAYVAEYLGSSAAQSWLIDNAVGGTMPNLNTSILAALPIWLPSRPVQDRIVTAIDDIRRTTKNVQELINKKRAIKHGLMQHLLTGAVRLPGFTDAWQSTTIGDIAQIAGGGTPSRSVAAYWGGTVPWATIKDVSTFYPTRTQEYVTLAAVQASAARLVPAGTVVLAARMLVGKAVRFDVDVAINQDLKALFVGSNVDSSYLRHWFDINGLRLAASAGGSTVAGTSTGQIRALTIELPSVDEQRAIAQVLDDSDEEIEALARRLDKASAIKIGLMQQLLTGRIRLSVEATA, encoded by the coding sequence ATGATGGAAGCCTTCGGCGATCTTACGACTCTTGGAAGCGTCGTTGCACGAACTGGTGGAGTACTTCAAACCGGGCCCTTTGGGAGTCAGTTACATGCAAGTGACTATCGCCCGACAGGCACTCCCCTCATCATGCCCGTGAATCTGGGCGAAAACGAGATCCGTGAGAATGGTATATCTCGTATCGGTGACACCGATGTTCGTAGATTACATAGGCACGCGTTGCGAGAGGGCGACATCGTCTTTAGCCGGAGGGGTGATGTGGGTCGCAGATCGATTGTGCGCCGGCGAGAAGTGGGCTGGCTCTGTGGAACGGGGTGTCTTGCCGCTCGGTTTGGCAGCGACCGGACATTGGTTAATCCGGCGTACGTCGCTGAATACCTCGGGTCCAGCGCTGCGCAATCATGGCTTATCGATAATGCAGTCGGCGGCACAATGCCTAATCTCAATACGAGCATTCTGGCAGCTCTTCCGATTTGGTTACCATCAAGGCCCGTGCAAGATCGCATCGTAACCGCGATTGATGATATCCGAAGGACGACCAAAAACGTCCAAGAACTGATCAACAAAAAGCGGGCCATCAAGCATGGGCTAATGCAGCATCTCCTCACGGGCGCGGTTCGTCTCCCTGGGTTTACGGATGCGTGGCAATCTACGACTATTGGAGATATCGCTCAGATTGCTGGCGGCGGTACGCCGTCTAGGAGCGTGGCAGCATATTGGGGCGGGACTGTCCCATGGGCCACCATTAAGGACGTTAGTACGTTTTACCCAACCCGAACCCAGGAGTACGTGACGTTAGCAGCTGTGCAGGCGAGCGCCGCACGACTCGTGCCGGCTGGCACCGTGGTGCTTGCAGCGCGAATGCTGGTCGGGAAGGCAGTTCGCTTTGATGTGGACGTTGCCATCAACCAAGACCTGAAGGCTCTGTTTGTGGGTTCAAATGTCGATTCGTCGTACTTGCGTCATTGGTTCGATATCAATGGTCTACGTCTTGCCGCTTCGGCAGGGGGAAGCACTGTGGCTGGAACCTCGACTGGACAGATCAGGGCTCTAACTATTGAGTTGCCGTCAGTTGATGAGCAGCGTGCCATTGCCCAGGTGCTCGACGATAGCGATGAGGAGATCGAGGCCCTTGCACGTCGCCTCGATAAGGCGAGCGCGATTAAGATCGGTCTGATGCAGCAGCTGCTTACCGGTCGGATCCGCTTGTCTGTGGAGGCGACAGCGTGA